AAGCAATTTATTTTTATGAGCTTCTTCAACATTTGAATAGATTCTTTCCCAGTAATCGGGATATGTATAAAGAAAAGGAAAAGTATTGCTAAGAACGTTTATGCCCCAGGCATTTCCCGGAATATCAAAAATCGGGTATGGTACAAATTTGGTCGGGTGAGTTGAGTTAACCCATTGTTTAGCTTCCTGATCCCCTCGCTCAGCCGCCCAGGTTATTAATTCAACAAGATCATGCTGCAACTCCCAGACACCATGCCATTGTGTATAATCCGCACCCATCATTATTGCCCCGTGTCTGAATCGTCTGCCTTCATGATGCCAAGCATGATACATTAATATTTCGGGAGTTTCATCCCATCCGTTCAATACAGGATCCGAATACTCTTTTCCGTTGGCTTTCAATGTTTTAATTGTACCGTTAGCCGTCAATTTCTTGGTCCAGTAAACAAACTTTCTTCTCATTTCGTTGTATTGAAGATTAACAAGATCAGCAGTTAGTAAATAAGTAGAGATGAAGTTCGGGGAATGACAACTTGAGCAGATTGATTCCATCCTTGCTCTTTTCATTTCCCAGCTTCCAAGTTCTTCTTCATTCCATACAGTTCTGAAACTCCAAGCCGCCTGAGATTCCCAGGCTAATCTTTCGCTTACGTTGTGAGTCATCGGCTGTTTTTCGTTACCGTCCATATGGCATGTAGTACAGACTGGAGACTCCAGAGGAATATTCTGGTAATCCTTTGTTGAATAGTTTAGATCAAGTGATTTCTCTTTTGATCTAAAAATGTTTCCGTGTTTCGATTCCAAATAGATTTCTATATGAGGGTGATCTGGACCGATATGGCACTCTCCGCAAGTTTCCGGTTGACGTGCAACAGCTTTGCTGAAAGTATGCTTGGGGTGACATGCGTCGCATTCACCAACCGATTGATCCGGCCATACGTTACCAATCTGATGGCATTGCTCACAACCGTGTCTTGTTGCAATCGGTGTCTCGAATATTGATCGATCCGTATTCTTAATTAACCAGAACTGATGAGCGTGCTTACTATCGGCAAACTCATTTACCTGCTGTTCGTGACATTCGGCGCAATCCTTTGGTGTTGGATGTTTTGCAACCAGCAGATCACTTTCGGGACAATAAAAAGCGTCGAAGTCTTCCTTATTAGCTTTATGACAATCCAGACAGCCAATATTCTGTTGCGCGTGAACACTCTCTTTCCAGGCATCAATTGCTTTGACCGCCATTCCTTTATTTGTATGGCAATCGACGCACCGATTATTATCTCCGCTAATTACAGCAGATAATTTTGTGCTCTGGGTCTGTTTCATTTCAACACCGGCAACAATGATTAACACAATCACCAATAAAATGCTGAACACACCTACGATTAATTTTTGAGTTTTTAATTTGTCTTGCTCGGCCATATTTTCTCCGACATTTTAGCTTGATTTTATATTACGATTATTTCATACAGTGTAAAGAATAAAAAGAGCAGAATTATAATAGACCCGATCCAATAATTGGCTTTTATTCCCGGCCATTTTCTCAGAATATAATCTTCTATAAATGGCCAGAATGTTGCTGCTATCAAAACGGCTATTGACAGATAGATACCAAGACGCAACGGGAGTATTTTCAAGATTGAATAAACCGCAAAGAAATACCACTCCGGTTTTATATGCGGGGGAGTAACAGCTGGATTTGCTTCCTCACCTAAACCGGGAGGAAGTATTACTGTCAACGCACTGATAGTGATCAATAAAAACAGTGAAATTACCAGGGTGTGATAAAAATGTTCGGGATAGAAAGGATAACTCTCTTCTGTAGTTTCATAACCCTCCAACTTAGATACTCCATGTAGTCTAACCATTATGATATGAATTACTATCAGAATTAATAATACCGCCGGCAGAAATACGATGTGCAGATTATAAAACCGGGTAAGAGTATTTCCGGATACATCAGTTCCGCCTCGAAGCAATTCAAGTATCGAACTACCAATCAGAGGGACCTCCTTTATCATATTTGTTCCAACCGTTGCAGCCCAGTAAGACAGTTGATTGAACAGAAGCGAATAACCTGTAAAACACAAACCGAGGGTGGTAACGAGCATAAGAATTCCGACAATCCAGTTTAATTCTCGCGGTTTTCTATATCCTCTTGTGAAAAAAACTCTTACAACGTGTAGCATCATTGCAATAACCATGAAGTTAGAGGCCCATCGGTGCAAACCTCTTATCCAGAATCCAAATTCAACGTCCTGAGTAATGTGTCGAACGCTTTCGTAAGCACCCTCGGGAGAAGGGACATAATAAAATGTTAAAAACACACCTGTTACTAACTGGAACAGAAACAACACCAGAGGAGTTGCTCCTAAAGCATAGAACCAATTTTTCATGTGCTTTGGTATCGGTTCTTTAAGAAGGACTTCTTTTATAATATGAGAGGATTTTTCACGATTAAACGGAATTCTCTCTTTCAGCCAAGAATCGATCCTCTTTTTCATGCAATACTCTCTTCATTTTTTCCCAGCCACATATAAACAAGATTATCTTTCACTTCCACTTTGAACTCGTCTAACGGGCGCGGAGGTGGTCCGCTTATTACATTTCCCATTATGTCGAACTCGGCTTGATGACAAGGGCAATAAAAATGATTCCTGTACGCTTCCCATTTAACTTTACATCCCAAGTGAGTACAAACAGCAGAAAACACTTTCATTCCGGCTTCTGTATTAACGATATAGTAAGTACTTGCGCCAACTTGAAACTCTTTAGCTTTACCAATTTCAAGTTCGTTTTTTCGTGCAATTAAAATTTTTTGTGCTTCTTTATCTTCTTTTGGTGGCAACAGGAATGCAATTCCGTTTCGAATTAATAAAAGAGCGCCGGCAATCAATCCTCCGCTAAATAAAACTTTTGCTAAAAAATCTCTTCTGCTTAACGATTTGATTTTTTCTTCAAGATTCATCATCTCCTCAATATTCCTTTTATGAAGAAATCATTTATTCCGAATTGTTTTTCAATTATGATGCCATCTCAAACGGTTAATGATTTGAGGAAAATAGAATTCCTTTTGAAGAAAAAAGATGAATTGAGAACTGATATGCCGATCGGGTCTGATATATTTCCGTCAGAAAACGGAAATCCGTCACACCGACTTTAAGAAATTGAAATTAATGATTGCGGAGTGTTGATAGGAGAGCGTAATTAATATAGAGATGCTTTCCATATTAAGATAGAAAGCATCTCTGGTTTTTAAGATCAATAACTAATAAGCGTTCCCTGTCTTTCTTTTGCTTTCTTATCCCATTCTACTGTGGTTGTTTTCAGAAACTCGGCCTTGTCTTTTTTCATTTCTGCCGCATTTAGACCAATGTACTTTTGAGCTTTCTCTTTTGTAGAGATGTCGGGTAATTGAACCGGGTAATTGACGCCGTGCTTAACAAGTACCAAAGCAATCTCGCGCCTGGCTGCTTCAGCTTTTTGAATGGAGGTACCGAGAACACGCATTGCTTCAACAGGTGAATGGAAACCTAATGCATTAGCAGCAGCAACCCAATCCCATCTCCACTGTGAGTGTCTGATCAGTTGAAGTGCCGGTTTCATTTCTGCTTCCGTAGCACCGTTATCCCATGCAATCTTTGCTTCTATGTGAGCGGCAGCCAGCGACTTTTCAGCAAGGTGTCTCAACTCTTCTATTTTATCCTGGCGGGCATATACATCTTCGAGCAATGCCTGAGTCTTTTCTCTGTGACAAACAAAACAGGAATTCTCAATATTATTTAATGGACTTTGAATGTGATGATCTGTGAATTTCACTCCGCCTTCCGTTTTATACGGCATATGGCAATCGGCGCATGATACACCGCGCTTTGCGTGTATACCCGTCATATATAGTTCATAGTCCGGATGCTGTGCTTTAAGCATAGGTGTTTTACTCAATGCATGCGTCCAATCGGTGAAATCAGATTCGTCATAATACTTTTCCATATCGTCTGCACTGAAGCCTTTATCCCACGGGAAAGTCAAATACTTTTCCTCCTTGCCTTTAAAGTAATATTCAACATGACACTGAGCACATACAAGTGAACGCATTTCGTTATGAGTAAAACTTTTAATGTCCTTTCCCTGTCGCTCGAATGCTTCAATTAACGCAGGGCGGGTAATTCTCAAATCCATTGTTTTGGGATCGTGACAATCCTGGCAACCAATCGGATTGATAATTTCAGCACCAAGATCTTTCCATTTGGATTTATAAAATTCCGCAACACCCATATTGTTCATCACGCGGGGCACATCAGTACTTTTGCAGGTCCAGCATGTTCCCGGCTGAGGACTCACTTTATTATCGCCAGTCCGGAGGGTGTTTCTTATATCTTTGACTGCATAAGCATGCCCGCGCCCCTGATTGTAATCTTTAGAAAACGCATAGCCTGCCCACATTACTACAAGCTCCGGATATCTTTCCAGATAATCGACAATTGTTGATCCGCCGTGCTTGCTTGCAAATGTTGTATCGAGAGTCTGACGGTAAGTTTCATACTGTCTCGGGAAGTTTTCTCCCCATACTTCGTTACGGGGCTCCCAGTCGGGCAGCGGTTTAATTACCTGCAGCGCAAATGATTCGCTTCTTCTTTCAACTATAGATGACGCCAGCAGTCCAATTAAGAATACAATCACAACAGTCGCAATAAACAGAGTCCAACCAACCCATGGTTTGTTTTTAATAATGTCTTGAATTGGTTTCATAACATTTACCTTTATTCTTATTAATAAATATTACTTTACTTTTTCGGATTCTATAAACCTGCTTAGCCATTCCGGCACCACCGGTTCAAGTGACGGAACTCTTGCCAAAGGGGCTGAAGATAAACTATTTACCCTTCCGTGCGGCGTATCTCTATGACATTCCCAGCAATACCTTTCAGTCTGATCAGCTACATTTTTATTACTTATTGCGCGCAAGGCAACCGGATGAATTGCGTTTGAATGGCAGCGGATACAGTTTTCCTGAACGGCTTCTTTGCCGGCCTGCTTAATCTGAATTACCTGCGGTTCCCACCGCATGGTAAAATAGGTAGCATGACGCAAACCATCATTAGCTTTAAACCAATACGTACGGATAAAATTATCCTGAGGTACATGACAATCGTTGCATGTAGCAACCCTGGCATGGCTTCCCCTTTGCCAGCTTGCATAATGTACATTCATTACATGGCAGTTAACACACGCCCTTGGATCGTTGGATAGATATGCGGATGCATTTGAGATATAAAAAATATAGAGTCCCAGACCTGTTAAAATCCCCAACAGCAGTATTACGTAGAACTGCCATTGTGACGGCGGAATAATACCTTTAACTAGCCTAATAATAAAATTATTTTTTTCCGGTTTTTTCTGATCCATTTGAAGCTCCTTTTTCTGAGGCGCGGTTCAGCTCCCGAATGTCCTGTGTGCTCGTCGGATGACCCAATTTGTCGATGTTTTTGTGAAGAATCAAATATTCTTCTTTCGAAATGTTATTCTTCCAGTTGCCGGATAGAATTCCGATTCCTATTATCAATATATAGAGACCGATAATTCCTAAACCAATATATCTTTTAGAGAGCTTCTTCTCAACTATTTTTGTCTTAACGTTCAACGTATCTGCAACTGGACAGGCATCAACGCAGCTTAAACACATTGTACATTCATCGGATCGAACAGTAATAACTTTATCCACTTTGATAAATGAAGGGCATGCTTTCGCGCATAAGTTGCAGTCAATACAGCTGGAGGTCTCTCTCTTAATCTTTGTCGGACTGAAAAAGGAAATTAAACCGAGTAGCGCTCCATACGGACACAAGTAACGGCACCAGAATCCTCGGATAAAGATCGAGAGAACAAATAATGACGCAATAACAATCAAAGAAAACCTGCTTATATCCGCAAAGAAATACCACATCTTTACATCCGCCGCTTTATTGTATGAACTGCTTAAGAAGAACTGAAGTGAAGCTGCCGTCATCGAAAAGAAAATTGCATATATAAAGAAACCGAGCAGAAGATATTTCAGGCTTCTCAAAGGATAGTCTAAAAGTTTGGGGAGTTTAATTCTTCTCTTAAATAGCTTCTTGTAAATCTTTTCACTGAAATCACCGACAAGTTCCGAGAGGAAACCGACCGGACATAACCAGCTGCAAAATGATTTTCCGAAAACGAAGGATACTACTATGATTGCCAGCAATATGAAAACACCGGCCGGGTGCGCGGGGTGAATATCTCCGGTTATAAAAAAATTATATACACTCATCAATGCGCTGATAGGTAGAAATCCTTCTACCCCCGGAGGTCTATATGCACTTCCTGAAACACCGCTTGATTCCAGATACGAAACGAAAGAATAGAATTCGATACCAATCCAGATACAAACCAATGCAAATATACTTTGAACAATAAACCTGTACTTTTGAACGGGCTTTTCCTGATTCTTTATTATTTTACTTTTTTCAGTCATGCCGGGGCTTTCTAATATCAGATGATAATTTCTGGTTATAAAATTATAGGTTTCTATCCTATTTGTCAATGATTTTCAAAGCGTTGAAATCTTCGAAAAACACAAATAATCGGATAATCACGACCTGCTTTACTTTTCTCTTGACAATTAACTCGTGTCTTAGTAGGTTTATAGCAGAACTATTTGTCTGATATTATTCTATAACTATTTAATGAGCCTGAATACTATTATGTATATAATGTTTAACTACCGGACAGATTCCTCTTTTTATATAAACAAAGAAAGATAAAATTTTTTCGTCAAAAAAAGGACATTTTGTATCATAAGAGAACCCGCTATGAACAATGAGTTAAATCAAATTACGAACAGCCTGGAAACTGCAAAAATTATCGAGATCCTGAATTCAAACCTCAACACCGCTAATGTATTTAATAAGTATGGTATTGAATACTACTCTGTTTCTGAAATGAGGCTTGAAGATGCGGCAAGAGAGTCGGGAATTCCATTAGCTAATATTATACGAGAACTTAAAACGATTCTGAATGATGGTAAAGACAACCAGAATCCGTTTAACATGGAACCCGTTGAGCTGTCAAAATGGATAGTTGAAGTTCATCACTCATATACAAAAGAGAGTATGAAAGAAATTATCAATTATGTTCATGAGCATTTACTGGAAGAATTCAGCGAGGCATTCAAAAACCTTCACACACAATTAACAGCACTTGAAACCGAACTCCTTTCGCATATGGAGCGGGAGGAAAGAATTCTTTTCCCTCTGATAAAATACCTTGTAGAAACCGAAAAATTCAACGAGCGACCCAAGACCAGGAATTACGGCACGATAAGAAACCCCGTACAACAGATGTTAAACGAACATGATAACTCCGTAACATTATTAAAAAAAATTGCCTCGTCAATTGATAACCTGCCGGAGAGAAAAAACTTGCAATATTTAAAAGAACATTTAAAAAATAAAATAACTGCGTTCCGTTACGATCTTTATAAGCATATACACCTGGAAAACAACCTTCTTTTTCCAAGAACAATTCAACTTGAAAACAAACTCTTAAATAAATTATAAGGAGATAAAATGAAAAAGCTGTTTGCTTCATTAATAATAATGTCGGTAGTCTTTATTGCATGCGGGGAAGAAAAAAAGGAAGCTTCTTCCGCCGGTTCCGGAAAAGAAAAACTCGCCGAAAAATTCGGTTTAACCGTCTTTGAATATGAAAACGGCATTGGCCCGATCAAGGAAAAAATCGATCTTGGACAGATTGATATGATAAAAGTCAAAAGCGGTGAGAAAATCTTTACCGAAAAATGTACTCAGTGCCATAAGCTTGACGAAAGATATACCGGTCCTGCGTTGCGGGAGGTTACTTCAAGAAGAACACCAGAATTTATTTTAAATCAAATATTAAATCCCGAGGAAATGACAAAAAGACATCCGGAAGTAAAAAAATTGTTAGCTACATATCCAACGCAAATGACATTTCAAAATGTTAGTGTTGATGACGCCAAAGCTATTTTAGAATACTTCCGTTCAGTTAATCAATAACCAAGGAGGTGAAGAATGAAATACAATAAATTAATATTTTCTTTCTTAGCACTTGTAGTCGTTTCAGGCATAATTTACAATTGTTCCGGTTCAGGTAGTTCCGGTGACTTCAGCGATGCGGCAAATAAAGTTTATGTTGCGCCCGGTTCATACGATGAATTCTACGCTTTCATGTCCGGCGGATTCAGCGGGCAGGTTGGGGTATACGGTTTACCTTCGGGAAGATTATTCAAGGAGATTGCCGTTTTCTCGCAGGATCCCGAAACCGGTTACGGATACTCCGAAGAGAGCAAGGCAATGCTAATGACATCCTACGGATTTGTTCCATGGGATGACGCTCACCATCCTTCACTATCGATGACTAATGGAGAACAGGACGGAAGATGGCTATTTATTAACGGAAATAATACACCACGCATTGCGCGTATTGATCTTCATTCTTTCGAGACAGTGGAAATAATCGAAACTCCTAATTCCGGAGGAAACCACGCTTCTCCGTTTGTAACCGAAAACACTGAATACGTTGTGGCTTCCACCAGATTCAGCATTCCGATTCCGAACAAAGATGTTCCGATCAGTTCCTATAAAGAAAATTTTAACGGAACCGTTTCATTTATATGTGTCGATAAAAATTCCGGTAAAATGAATCTCGCATTTCAAATTCTTGTACCGGGATTCAATTACGATCTTGCAATACCCGGAAAAGGTCCCTCACACGGATGGGCATTTTTTACCTCCTACAATAGCGAACGTGCTAATTCCATGCTAGAAATAAATGCTTCGCAAAATGATAAAGATTTTATTGCGGCAGTTAACTGGAAAAAAGCAGAAGAGTACGTAAAACAGGGTAAAGCTGTAACAATGGATGGAGAATATTACAGAAATTATTACGATGAGGAAAAGCAGACCGCTTTTTCGGAGATCAACAAAAAAGTACTCGTTCTCAATCCTAAAGATTGTCCGGGTATGATCTACTACCTTCCAACTCCTAAATCTCCTCACGGAGTAGATGTTGATCCTACCGGAGAATATATAGCCGCCGGAGGAAAGCTGGCTACAGTGATTCCTGTTCATTCATTTTCAAAAATGCAAAAAGCAATTGAAGAAAAACAATTTGATGGTGAGATAGAAGGTATTCCAATTCTAAAGTACGGTTCGGTTATCGCAGGTGAAGTTCAGGATCCGGGTCTCGGACCGCTTCACACACAATTTGACGGCGAGGGATACGGTTACACATCCGCATTCATTTCCTCCGAAATCGTTAAATGGAAAATCGGAACCTGGGAAGTTGTGGACAGAATTCCTACGTACTATTCAATCGGTCACTTAATGATTCCGGGCGGCGACACAAAAAAGCCCTGGGGTAAATATGTTATTGCCCTAAACAAAATTACAAAAGACAGATATCTTCCAACCGGGCCAGAGTTAACCCAATCAGCTCAACTGATAGATATAACCGGTGATAAAATGAAACTACTACTCGATTTTCCGACAACCGGCGAGCCTCATTATGCTCAGGCAATTTCTGCAGATCTGTTGATGAAAAATTCAAAAAGAATTTATGAGCTGGAGAAAAATCAGAATCCCAACGCCGTTAAAAGTGAGAAAGGCGCGAGAGTAGTTAGAAATGGTAATGAAGTGAGAATTTATATGACTGCCTCCCGCTCACATTTCAAGCCGGATAATATTGAAGGTGTAAAAGTCGGCGACAAAGTCTATTTCCACGTAACGAATCTTGAACAGGATTGGGATATTCCGCACGGATTTGTTGTGAAAGGACTTAACAGTTCGGAATTGCTGATAATGCCGGGACAAACCAAGACAATTGTCTGGGAACCAAAGAAGGTCGGTATATATCCGTTCTATTGCACCGATTTCTGTTCTGCACTTCATCAGGAAATGTCGGGCTACATCAGAGTTTCGCCTGCAGGAAGTAACGTCCAGATTTCATATAACAAGTAATTGAAATGAGTCCGCCTTTAAGGCGGACTCTTTCCCGAGGTAACGTAATGAGTAACAGATCAAAATATTTAATGATTGCTTCAGCTTTGATTTTATTAGGTGCTTTTCTATTTCCTATTTGGAATATAAATCTTGAAGCTCCCCAATATCCCGAAGGAATCGGGTTGAGAATATGGGTAAATCAGGTAACAGGTGAAAAAGAATTCGATCTAAAAAACATTAACGGGCTTAATCACTATATCGGAATGAAGCCCATTGTACCCGATGCAATTCCAGAATTAAAGTATATGCCCTATATACTGATTTTTCTTTCGTTAACAGGAATATTAATCGCATTTCTTAAAAAGAGAAAAATGCTTCTTGTCTGGATCGTTTTTGTACTTGTTGTTATGTCCATCGGCCTGTATGATTTTTACATGTGGGGATACGATTACGGACACAATCTTGATTCTACAGCACCTATTAAAGTACCCGGCATGAGTTATCAGCCGCCGGTAATCGGAACAAAAAAATTGCTCAATATAACCGCAACTTCTTTACCGGGTCTTGGAAGCATCCTGATTTTTATTTCAGTTGGGTTGGCAACCACATCATATTTTATAGACAAAAAAGGAAAGGAGAAATGAAAAGGAATTATTTAGCAGCATGGACGATTTTAGTTTTATTGTCAGCTTTTACAGTATTATCCTGTCAGTCAAAACCCGAACCGATTTCTTACGGCGAGGACAATTGTGATAATTGCAAAATGGCTATTTCCGATCCCAAGTACGGTACTGAGCTTATAACGGACAAAGGGAAAATATTCAAATTTGATTCTATCGAATGCCTTGCCGATTATTCTATGAAAATCGATAGCAAAACTATAGGATCCATGTGGGTAACAGATTTTTCAAATCCTGAGAGCCTGATCAATACCAATAATGCTCTCTTTCTTAAAAGCGAAAAACTAAGAAGTCCAATGGGGCTTAATCTAAGCGGATTCAGCAACTCAAACGAACTTGACAAGGTATTAAAAGAATTTGACGGGGTAATAATATCCTGGGACGGTATTCTAAAATATGTATCAGAGAAATGGAATTAAGCGAGCAGACTTAATAAGCAGTTACAGTACAGTAAGTAATCTAAGAAAATATTCTTACGGCGGTCTTTTATTTTTTATAATATTCCTCCTATTCTCTTCTATACTTTCTGCAAAAACATTCGTTATCGGCGAGAAGCATAAAATAAAATCGATCCGCGCCGCACTCGAAGCCTCTTCCAACGGGGATACATTAATAGTTGCCGGCGGATTTTATAACGAAGGAACACTTCTTATTACAAAGTCGATCCTGCTCATCGGAATGAATGAGCCTGTAATTTCAGGGAATGGTAAACATGAAATTGTAAAAGTAAAAGCAGATCATGTAGTAATCCGCGGGTTTATCTTTAAAGATGCCGGAATCAATTTTATATATGAAAATGCAGCTGTAAAGCTTGATAGTGTTCAAAACTGTACAGTAGAAAAGAATAAATTCATTAATAATTTCTTCGGAATCTATCTCTCCAAATCATCCTCATGCAGGATTCTAGACAACGAACTGACGGCTTTTCAAAAACGGGAGACCTACTCAGGAAACGGAATTCATCTGTGGCAATGCCGGGAAATGTATATTAAGGGAAATAAAATAAACGGTCACAGAGACGGCATCTATTTCGAATTTGTTAAGAAAAGCAGAATCGAAGAAAACCGGAGTAGAAACAACATCAGGTACGGTCTTCACTTTATGTTTTCAGACAGCTGCGATTATTCCGATAATTATTTTGCCGGCAACGGTGCCGGAGTAGCAGTAATGTTTACCAAAAACGTACGAATGTTTAATAATCTGTTCGAAAACAATTGGGGCGGGGCCGCATACGGACTTCTGCTTAAAGACATTTCCGACAGCAGAATTTTCAACAACAGGTTCATTAAAAATTCCTGTGCCGTTTATTATGAAGGATGCAGCCGAGTCCTTACGGAAAAGAATCAATTTATAGAGAACGGCTGGGGAATACGGCTGATGGCAAACTCGATGGACAATGAATTTTTATCAAACAATTTTATCGGCAACACATTTGACGTAACAACCAACAGTACCCGAAATTATAATTTCTTCGAGGGTAATTACTGGTCCGAATACAAAGGATATGATCTGAATAAAGACGGAATTGGAGACATACCATTCCGGCCTGTAAAATATTTTTCACTAATCAGCGAGAAAGTCCGCCCCTCTCTCATTTTGATCAGAAGTTTATTTACCGAATTGATAAATCTCGCTGAAAATATTTTTCCGACTCTTACACCTGCCGGACTAACAGACGACAAACCAAAAATGAAAAGGATTTTATGATCACCATTTCAGGATTAAATAAAAGTTTCGGGTCGCTTGAAGTTCTGCGGAATCTAAACCTCGAGATTAAAAATGGAACAATTACATATCTTGTGGGGCCGAATGCATCCGGAAAAACAACTCTTATTAAATCGATACTGGGATTAGTAAAGCCGGACAACGGTTCAATATATATTGATGCGGAAAAATTAAACGGCAATCATTCCTACAGATCCAAAATCGGCTATATGCCCCAGATTGCAAGCTTCCCCGATAACCTGACAGTTACTGAAATTATTAAGATGATAAAGAATCTTCGTGATGATTATAAATCCTACGACGAAGAGTTGATAGACATGCTGAGACTCAGCAAAGAATTCAACAAGCGTTTAAAAAACCTTTCAGGGGGCACCAAGCAGAAAGTAAACGCGGTTATTGCATTCCTTTTTAACCCGGAAATATTAATTCTCGATGAACCTACTGCCGGCCTCGATCCTGTCTCCAGCAGTATTCTAAAAGACAAAATCATTAAAGAAAATAAACAGGGCAAGACAATAATATTCACTTCACATATTTTGAGCGAACTTGAAGAACTTGCAGAAGATGTTATTTTCCTTCTTGAAGGTGAAACCCGCTTTCAAGGTACAATGATCGATCTGATCAATTCCACCGGAAAACAGAATCTCGAACGCTCAATCGCATCGATCATGACGGGAAATTAATATGAGAACACTAATTAAAATAATCCGGTACCAGATACACGATATGTCCAGAAGTCTCTGGCTGATAATTTACACGGCCTTTTTCTTAATTACCGGTTACGGGCTTACGACTTTTTCATCAGACGCGCCGAAGGTTCTTGTAAGCATGATGAATATTACACTTATAATAATTCCGCTTGTATCAATCATATTCGGCACTATCTATCATTACAACAACAAAGATTACATCATACTGATGCTTTCCCAGCCGATAAAGAGAAATATTCTCTTCATCGGATTATACCTTGGGCTTGTGATACCGCTAGTATCGAGTTTTTTTATCGGTACGCTTATACCGCTTCTTTTTTCAAAGATAAGTTTGAAAGATCACTATGAAGTTTTGATCTATCTATTCGTATCAGGATTTTTTCAGACGGCCATT
This Melioribacteraceae bacterium DNA region includes the following protein-coding sequences:
- a CDS encoding multiheme c-type cytochrome — its product is MAEQDKLKTQKLIVGVFSILLVIVLIIVAGVEMKQTQSTKLSAVISGDNNRCVDCHTNKGMAVKAIDAWKESVHAQQNIGCLDCHKANKEDFDAFYCPESDLLVAKHPTPKDCAECHEQQVNEFADSKHAHQFWLIKNTDRSIFETPIATRHGCEQCHQIGNVWPDQSVGECDACHPKHTFSKAVARQPETCGECHIGPDHPHIEIYLESKHGNIFRSKEKSLDLNYSTKDYQNIPLESPVCTTCHMDGNEKQPMTHNVSERLAWESQAAWSFRTVWNEEELGSWEMKRARMESICSSCHSPNFISTYLLTADLVNLQYNEMRRKFVYWTKKLTANGTIKTLKANGKEYSDPVLNGWDETPEILMYHAWHHEGRRFRHGAIMMGADYTQWHGVWELQHDLVELITWAAERGDQEAKQWVNSTHPTKFVPYPIFDIPGNAWGINVLSNTFPFLYTYPDYWERIYSNVEEAHKNKLLSDTQWQFWQNRYNNKEHFLGTKYNADSVFKFYKDRDAIDTKAFNDQAVNLKLPGKSFMNF
- a CDS encoding cytochrome bc complex cytochrome b subunit, whose amino-acid sequence is MKKRIDSWLKERIPFNREKSSHIIKEVLLKEPIPKHMKNWFYALGATPLVLFLFQLVTGVFLTFYYVPSPEGAYESVRHITQDVEFGFWIRGLHRWASNFMVIAMMLHVVRVFFTRGYRKPRELNWIVGILMLVTTLGLCFTGYSLLFNQLSYWAATVGTNMIKEVPLIGSSILELLRGGTDVSGNTLTRFYNLHIVFLPAVLLILIVIHIIMVRLHGVSKLEGYETTEESYPFYPEHFYHTLVISLFLLITISALTVILPPGLGEEANPAVTPPHIKPEWYFFAVYSILKILPLRLGIYLSIAVLIAATFWPFIEDYILRKWPGIKANYWIGSIIILLFLFFTLYEIIVI
- a CDS encoding Rieske (2Fe-2S) protein, with the translated sequence MMNLEEKIKSLSRRDFLAKVLFSGGLIAGALLLIRNGIAFLLPPKEDKEAQKILIARKNELEIGKAKEFQVGASTYYIVNTEAGMKVFSAVCTHLGCKVKWEAYRNHFYCPCHQAEFDIMGNVISGPPPRPLDEFKVEVKDNLVYMWLGKNEESIA
- the nrfA gene encoding ammonia-forming cytochrome c nitrite reductase; the protein is MKPIQDIIKNKPWVGWTLFIATVVIVFLIGLLASSIVERRSESFALQVIKPLPDWEPRNEVWGENFPRQYETYRQTLDTTFASKHGGSTIVDYLERYPELVVMWAGYAFSKDYNQGRGHAYAVKDIRNTLRTGDNKVSPQPGTCWTCKSTDVPRVMNNMGVAEFYKSKWKDLGAEIINPIGCQDCHDPKTMDLRITRPALIEAFERQGKDIKSFTHNEMRSLVCAQCHVEYYFKGKEEKYLTFPWDKGFSADDMEKYYDESDFTDWTHALSKTPMLKAQHPDYELYMTGIHAKRGVSCADCHMPYKTEGGVKFTDHHIQSPLNNIENSCFVCHREKTQALLEDVYARQDKIEELRHLAEKSLAAAHIEAKIAWDNGATEAEMKPALQLIRHSQWRWDWVAAANALGFHSPVEAMRVLGTSIQKAEAARREIALVLVKHGVNYPVQLPDISTKEKAQKYIGLNAAEMKKDKAEFLKTTTVEWDKKAKERQGTLISY
- the nrfH gene encoding cytochrome c nitrite reductase small subunit, with protein sequence MDQKKPEKNNFIIRLVKGIIPPSQWQFYVILLLGILTGLGLYIFYISNASAYLSNDPRACVNCHVMNVHYASWQRGSHARVATCNDCHVPQDNFIRTYWFKANDGLRHATYFTMRWEPQVIQIKQAGKEAVQENCIRCHSNAIHPVALRAISNKNVADQTERYCWECHRDTPHGRVNSLSSAPLARVPSLEPVVPEWLSRFIESEKVK
- a CDS encoding 4Fe-4S binding protein, giving the protein MTEKSKIIKNQEKPVQKYRFIVQSIFALVCIWIGIEFYSFVSYLESSGVSGSAYRPPGVEGFLPISALMSVYNFFITGDIHPAHPAGVFILLAIIVVSFVFGKSFCSWLCPVGFLSELVGDFSEKIYKKLFKRRIKLPKLLDYPLRSLKYLLLGFFIYAIFFSMTAASLQFFLSSSYNKAADVKMWYFFADISRFSLIVIASLFVLSIFIRGFWCRYLCPYGALLGLISFFSPTKIKRETSSCIDCNLCAKACPSFIKVDKVITVRSDECTMCLSCVDACPVADTLNVKTKIVEKKLSKRYIGLGIIGLYILIIGIGILSGNWKNNISKEEYLILHKNIDKLGHPTSTQDIRELNRASEKGASNGSEKTGKK